The genomic DNA TATCGCCCACACGCGGTTCGTTGGAAAGGATGCTGGGAATGCGAGCGCGTCCTTTTTCCATATCACTGCCATCTCCAATCAAGACCAAACCTGCTTCCAGGGAATTGATTTGCTGGGTTGCCATGTGCCCAAAAATTCCCTCGATGGCGATGGAGCGAATGGCAGCTTTGGTGAGATATTCATCCTTTTCGTGGGTGGCATCCAGAATCCTATCTATATATGGCAGTGCCAGTTGGATGGAAATAAGTTCGTGGGCGTGGCGAGCCACACTCATGCCCAAATCGTGCAAAAGTGAAGCCAGCAGCACTCCGGTCAAGGAATCTTCAGCTGTGCCAGCGCCCTCTTTTTCCAAACTCATCTCGATGCCCGCGTTGTTCAGAAGCGTAAACATCTTTATCGCGTTCAGGGTTGCCTTGCGCATGTGCACTGGACCGTGGTCGTTATAACCCAGACGCTTGATGGAAACGATATTCGCAAATTCTTGTGTGGCTTGAAGTTCGGGATCCGAAAACAGGAGCTCTGCCGCGTGCAGAGGCTTGCCTTTCAGCATTTTCAGGATTTTGCGTTCCAAAGCCAATTGTTTGGACGATTTATTCATGTAACTCCTTTAAAATCTATTCTTTAAACGAAACAGTATGTTTGTGAGGCTGCTCACCACCGCGATGGCCATGGCAATGGTCACGGAAATGAGCAGCAATTTGTATGTGTGTTCAGACGCCGCGGCGGAATCTCCAGCGATGTAACCCTGCATCGCGTAATACAATGTGCGCCCCGGAACCAGAGGAATTATCACGCAGGTCACAAAAACCGAAACGGGCACTTTCACCAAGCGCGCCACAATTTCACAATATATGCAAACCAGCAGGGTGGAACAAAAAATGGAGAAGAGCAGGGCTTGACTATAATGTAACACAATCAGATAGATAGCCCAATTCAAACCGCCGCCCAAGGCCAGAAGCAGAATCTTCCAACCCCGCATATTCGTGCGGATGGAAAAACCCAAAATGGACAGCGCCGCCCAGGTGAATTGCATCAGGGTGAGATGGTTAAAAGGACTGTTCATCAATGCCCCCAAAGCGCCCAAAGCTTCAGCATCACGCCGCTGCCGGTGGCAATCGCCACAGCGATGAAAATGGCTTCAACCGCGCGAGCCGTGCCGGAAACGAGGTCTCCGCTCATGGTGTCGCGTATGGCATTCACAAAACTTAAGCCCGGCACCAGCAGCATAATTCCGCCAATGATGATGTTGTCTATCTTGATGCGTGGCACCCAGATATCCAATGTTTTGGCAAAGGTAACAACCAGAGCCGAACCCAGGATATTCAGCAAAAAACTGTTTATCTCGAGCAATCCCAAAAGCTGAAGGGAGAGGCTCACCAAAATGCCAACCAAATATGCCACTCCAAATTCGAGCCAACTGCCACCAAAAAGCAGGCAAAAACAACCGCTGGTGATGCCTCCGCAAAAAACCTGAAACCACAAAGGCCAGTTTTTTTCCGTTTCGATGCGAGCCAGTTCCGCCAAAAATTCATCCGCGTTGAGCCGGCAAATTCCATCTTGGCAGAGGTCTTTTCCCATGTCATTCACCAGTTTGCTGACTCTGGTGATGCGTCCCAAGTCTATACGCCGGCTATCGATACGCTTGATGCTGGTGGAAACTTCCTCATCGCCATTTTGCACTGTGATAAAAATCCCCGTGGGCGTAACATAAGCCTGGGTGTCAGGGTGCCCAAAAGCCTTGCAGGCTTTGCGCATCATCAGCTCGACCCGGTTTGTGGTGGCTCCGTTTTCCAGCAGGATGCGTCCAATTTCCAAGCTAATCTTGGTGGTTTCCTTGATGTCCAAAACTGCCATTATTCCTCTGTTTGGGTTAGTTTTAAAATCTCTTCCGGCATGCCCAGAGCCCGAGCCACGCGGATGGCACTCAAAGGCGGAGCCTGGTTCGTTTTCAGGCGCCGCAATTCATAATTCATGGCGTCGTTGAGAACTTTCAGCCGTTGCGACGGACTCAGCGGTTTGGTGCGATCCAGAATGTCGGGATCCAACCCGGCAATGCTGTAGTGAGCCACTGTGTCCAACAATGCCGGCGCGGTGAAGTGTGTGGATGCCAAGCACATATGACGGCTCTCGCAAAGGTGTTTCAAGACCGCGGAAGCCAGGCGTTCCCCTTCGGTCGGGTTCGTGCCCCGCGCAAATTCATCCAGCAAAAACAAGGTGTTTCCATCCAAATTCAAGGTTTCCGAAAACGCGACCACTTCTCGCCCAAAGCTACTCAAATCCGCTTCCGAACCGCTTTCAGACTGATTGTACCAAATGTGGTCGAAAAAGGGAATTTCCGCTTCCGCACACGCCAAAGGTATGCCCAGCCGAGCCAGCCAGCAAAGCTGTCCAGCGGTTTTCAACACGGTGGTTTTTCCGCCCATATTCGGTCCCGTGAGCAGCGATACGGGTTTGTTAAAATCATAATCCAAGCTCTGCCAGCGGCGTCCCAGGCTTTCCAAATGCAGTTTCAGAGGCAGGTTTGCCGCGCCTTTCACCCGCAAAACCCTCTTTCGGGAAAGTTTTGGGATGGCGCAGTCGTAACGCAGGGCAAAATCGCTCAGGATAAACAGCCAGCAATACATGTTCAGAAGCTGTTGTGCCTCATACATTAAGGGTAGATTTTCGCCCAGATTGATGGAAAGTTGTTTGAGAACCTGGGCTTCCTCGGCTTCCCTTTTTTCCTGCAGCAACGCCAGCTCTTTTTTCAGTTCCAGACTGGCTTCATCGTCTGCCAGGATGAAGCTGTAATTCGCTACGCTTTCAGAACTTAACACAAAAAATGGCGATTGCAGAATGCGGTTTGCCAAAACGGTTTCCGCGCGGGAAATGGTGAATGCTTCCTTGAGCTGCGGCAAATCCAGTTCTTCACGAGCCGCTGCCAAAAACTCTGCCCTGCTGTGTTTTAAGCGATTGGCAAGCTGGAATTGTCCACTGAGGATTTCACCCAGTTTTTTGGAATATGCCGGGGAAAGATGAAACGAAGGCAGGCCGCCGCCTTCGGGATCCAAAATCGCGAAAGCGGGAGCGAGGTCCGGCAGGATAAATTTGTCCAACCAAGCTTTTCCACGCAGCCAGGCATGAAGCTTGCCATAGTGGTAAAGCCATTGTTTAAAAAGAAATAGCTCATGCAGAGCGAAGCTATGCCCACCCCGTTTTTTGGGAATTTCCAGCTTGGGAATGTGGGCAAACAATTCTTTAAGTTCGCGCAGGCTGTTTTCCTGTCCCCTCAAACAATCAATCATCTCTCGCAGTCGCTCAAAATGTGATTTCAAATCGTTAAGCGAGCGGGGCGGCAGTTGCAATTCTCGTTTTTTAACCTCGGCGGGATAGTCGCCATCGATGCCGATGAGGTCGAATATCTCTTGCAATCCCAAGGCTTTAGCCGTTTGCGATCTAATTTTCATCTCTTCTTCCACTTGTTTTTTACATGGACTCAAATACGGCGTTGGCTGTCAATCTTTTTGTGCAAAAGGCTCAAAAAAGCTACCCTCAGCGGTGCCGCGAATGCGTTTTGCGTAACGGCGGAAGTGGCTCATTGGCTCCGGATGTGGAAAGCCCCATTGATTTCGCTTTCCAGCGGTTATCCACACCTCTTCAGGATTAACAGCGCGCACGAATTCCCTGCAACTGGATGTTCTGCTGCCATGATGTCCCGCCTTCAAAAAATCGGCTTTCAATTCCTGGGGATAGTGCGCCAAAAGATGCGCTTCCGCATTTATATCTGCATCTCCTGTAAAGAGATAGCTCTTTCCACGATAATCCAGGCGAAAGAGAATCGAACCGCTGTTGCTGCTGTCCACAAAGAAATTTTTGTCCGGATGGAGGAATTTCAGGCGCGCCCCACCGGTGTAAACACTCAAAGTATCCGTAATCATCAGCAAATCAATGCCTTGCAACAAACCCTCCTGCTTCCAAATCTCCCATCTGGAATCCCGCGCGACTTCATCTGTGATCGCCATATTCTCTATTTTCAGGTGCTTGGCAAGGTCGGGAAAACCTCCGCTGTGGTCGGCATCCAGATGAGTCAAAACCAGCCAATCCAATTTATCAATATGTTGTTTCTTTAACCATGGCAACAGTTTACGAGTTGCCCAACTGGTTTCCGAGTTGTGCCATTTGGGGCCTGTGTCCACCATCAGCTTGCTGCCATCGGCAAAACAGGCGAGGATGCAATCCCCTGTGCCACAATCAAAAACGTAGATTCCGGCTTCCTGTTGCGGAACAAATCTGGGATAAATCAGCAAAAACACGCCCAAAGCCACCGCTGGCAATGTCTTCCAATTGAATTTCAAATGACGCAGCATCCAGAGCAGACCAACTACGAGCAACATCGCGCCCACAAGCTGAACCCAATTTATCCAGGCATTTTCCAGATAAAAAGGAAGGCTGGCAACCAAATCCGTCCAGCCCAGAAAAACCCTCATAATCACTTTGTAGGCAGTGATATACGCCGCGCTCAGCCAGTTCCCGCCCGGAACCAACAGCACCAAAAATGAAACCATCAGCAAAACCGAAGCCAGGGGAATGCCCAACAGGTTGCCAACAATACCATTTAGCGAAGCTGTGCCAAAATAAAACAGGGTCACCGGCATCACCGCCAATCCCACAGTTAAATTCAATAACAGTAAATCCAGCAAACGGTTAAGCTTTGTTCGTGGCAGCTCTGCCGGTATATCCTTTTCTGTAATCCAAGGGATTTTTGGCAGCCCCAAAATAATCACCCCGATACACAAAAATGAAAGCTGCAAGCCGATATTGAAAAGCTGCGTGGGGTCAAGCGCCGTGATGATGAGCAGGCTCAAAGCCAGAAGCTGCGCGCCGCCGACACGAATTCCGCGCCAACGTGAAACAATCATCAGACCAATCATCAAAATCGCCCGCGTCACCGATGGCGACCAGTGATTCAGGGCAGCGTAAAATGTTATCAGGAATAGAAATACCACTTCCGCCACGCGCCGGGGAAAAAAGAAATTCAGCAAAACCATCAAAGCCGCGTAGATAAACCAGATATGCAGTCCACTCACCACAATCAGGTGAATCATACCGCTGCGGGTAAGAGGTTCCCGGACTTCACCTTTGCTTTGAGTGTCCGAAAGCAGCAGTGCCTTGGCAAGATAGGCGTCCTCGCCCAGTTTGGCATCAAGGTTTTTCAGCAATTTGGCGCGCCACAAGGCGATGGGAACCGCGGCGCGAGGTTTATCCAGCTTCGTCAAGCCCTGACGCACGTAAGCACGATGCCGGGCGGGAAAAGTGTCCAAAAGCGGGTCATGCGTTCCGGGGATAACTTCCAACAGGGCTTGGTAAGATTGTCCCAGTTCCAATTCCGGGCTGTAAATCAAGGTCAGGGGTTCCCGAACCTTCACTCCCGCAAGCTCTTCCAGTTGGATTTCATGAATGCCGCCATCTTTGGAAAGCAGTTTGGTGACGGTGAATTCGGCTTCCTGCTGCACATGGCCCCTACTCTCCAAAACCAGGTCCAACGCGGAAGGCACTGCCACGGCTTGCCAGCGCAGCGCTCCCAAAACCACACAAAGAATAATCAGGGCAAGGGCTCTTGTCCGTTTTATGAGCAATGCAAACAGAAAAACCAGCCCAGCCGCCATCCAAAGCCAGATTTGCGCCAAGGGCAGCGTTTTTGCCAACAGCATACCCAGGCACCACGCCAAAACCGGGATCAGCAGTGGCGCCGGCGGCTCTTTTCTTTGCATCGGAAAAACGATGAAATGTTTTGGCTCAGCGCCGGTTGAACATACCCAAAATCAAGCCCAGAACCAAAGACCAGATTGCCGCCAAGCCAATACGCAAATCCGGTTTTTGCATAAAGGTGACCGTGTGGGCTGGAATCCAGAACCAGAGCAGGGAAAGCATGCTTTTATGGATGCCTTTCCAGTTCATTTGCCGTTCACCCAGATTGTCCAACAAACGGTGTATCAATACCAAAAACAGCCCAAATTGCAGGTTCATAAAGGCTGAAATGGCAAATGCTTTGCCAAAATTATTGAGCGGAGGCAAATAGCCTTGTGCTTCCAAATGCTCCACATAGCCGGTGAAACCCAAAAAAGAGTATTTAATGGCGACACCCAACACCGCCCACACCAACATTTTCCACAGCGTGAGAAAAAAGGTGAAGGGATAGCGGAAGCTCTTTTGGATTATCCATTTGGACAGGATTTCGCCCAGGGTTCCCAGGATGGCAAATTGAATCATTGCCGACACCAAGGGGTAGGCCTTTACCCAAGTTAAATATGAACCGGACAAAGATTTAAAAAACTCGAACATGCTTTCTCCTTAGCAGGATTTTATGTTTCAAAAATGGCTGTGAAACCTTTGCTCGAAACTTTTTCAAGCTCTTTGCTTCCCGCCTTTTTTGTCAATACTTTTCTGCCTCAATGGGAAAGATTAGCTTTCCCACAAAATTTAACGGCAAACAAAAACCATCGAGCCACTCACCTGAAAAAACCGTAACCATCCATGCCCGAGCTTGCTGCGTTCTTTTATCCAGCTTGTGCTTTCCTCCAGCCGCCCTCCTCAGATGTCCGTCCATGGACGGGGGCTCGAGGAAGATTATCCAACAGGAACTGTTTTTGGAATCAAGAACGAAGCGGGTTGGCTATGCCTTGCCCCTTTGGTATTCCTTATATTTCAAAGGCTATATATAAGCCAGACATAGGGTTAGGGTCTTATTGATGCTCAAACAACAGACTTGTACATATATTAGGGGAATACAAAAAAGAGGCGGGGATTAAACCTGCCTCTTTCATTGCTATCTATTTATCGTGTAATGTCTTAAACGATGTGCCCTTTACCCACGCCGCGAACCAGGCAGCCCAGGCGTTTGTATTCGTTGACGCGTTCGTCGCTGAGGAAGTTTGAACAGTCCACAATCAAGGGTTTGGTTCCGCAGATATCCAGAACCTCCTGGGGCTGCAGATTCTTGTATTGATCGTGTCCCACGGCGAAAACAACCACTTCCGCTCCGGGCAAAACCGCGCGGATGTCGCTTTCCACTTTGGAATCTTCAAGTTCCGGCCAGGCTTCAACATAGGGGTCGTGAGTGAGCACTTCGGCAAATTCCCTGCGCAGGAATTCCACCAAGGTTTTGGTGGGTGAATGCCTGGTGTCGCCAACGTTTTCCAGATATGAAACACCCAAAATCGAGATTTTCACGTTACGCAGTTCGGGGATTACAGTTTTAATCAGTTTGATGGTGTGTAAAGGCATGGTGTCGTTGATGTTCACGCCACGGATTGCCATATCCAGGCAGCCGTCCAGTTCAAACAGGGTTTGCATCGCCCAGTTTGCCAGAACGGGGTCTTTGGTGAGGCAATAGCCACCGACGCCGAGGCTGGGGCGCAAAAGATTGTCGTGTGTGCCCTTACGTTTGCGGATGGCATCACGCACCTTGAAGAGGTCCACCCCAATTTGCTCCGCGAAACCCGCCCATTCCAATGTGAGGGCGATATTCACAGCGCGGTAGGTATTTTCCATGGTTTTTGCCAATTCGGAAGCGTTGGTGCTGTCGAGCTGGGTGAGAGGATAATTCTCCACGTTCAACACGTTGTTCAAAAACTCACGGCAAAGCTGGGTGCTT from Candidatus Cloacimonadota bacterium includes the following:
- a CDS encoding threonine/serine exporter family protein — encoded protein: MAVLDIKETTKISLEIGRILLENGATTNRVELMMRKACKAFGHPDTQAYVTPTGIFITVQNGDEEVSTSIKRIDSRRIDLGRITRVSKLVNDMGKDLCQDGICRLNADEFLAELARIETEKNWPLWFQVFCGGITSGCFCLLFGGSWLEFGVAYLVGILVSLSLQLLGLLEINSFLLNILGSALVVTFAKTLDIWVPRIKIDNIIIGGIMLLVPGLSFVNAIRDTMSGDLVSGTARAVEAIFIAVAIATGSGVMLKLWALWGH
- a CDS encoding DNA internalization-related competence protein ComEC/Rec2, with protein sequence MQRKEPPAPLLIPVLAWCLGMLLAKTLPLAQIWLWMAAGLVFLFALLIKRTRALALIILCVVLGALRWQAVAVPSALDLVLESRGHVQQEAEFTVTKLLSKDGGIHEIQLEELAGVKVREPLTLIYSPELELGQSYQALLEVIPGTHDPLLDTFPARHRAYVRQGLTKLDKPRAAVPIALWRAKLLKNLDAKLGEDAYLAKALLLSDTQSKGEVREPLTRSGMIHLIVVSGLHIWFIYAALMVLLNFFFPRRVAEVVFLFLITFYAALNHWSPSVTRAILMIGLMIVSRWRGIRVGGAQLLALSLLIITALDPTQLFNIGLQLSFLCIGVIILGLPKIPWITEKDIPAELPRTKLNRLLDLLLLNLTVGLAVMPVTLFYFGTASLNGIVGNLLGIPLASVLLMVSFLVLLVPGGNWLSAAYITAYKVIMRVFLGWTDLVASLPFYLENAWINWVQLVGAMLLVVGLLWMLRHLKFNWKTLPAVALGVFLLIYPRFVPQQEAGIYVFDCGTGDCILACFADGSKLMVDTGPKWHNSETSWATRKLLPWLKKQHIDKLDWLVLTHLDADHSGGFPDLAKHLKIENMAITDEVARDSRWEIWKQEGLLQGIDLLMITDTLSVYTGGARLKFLHPDKNFFVDSSNSGSILFRLDYRGKSYLFTGDADINAEAHLLAHYPQELKADFLKAGHHGSRTSSCREFVRAVNPEEVWITAGKRNQWGFPHPEPMSHFRRYAKRIRGTAEGSFFEPFAQKD
- a CDS encoding nucleotide sugar dehydrogenase produces the protein MLNVSQAPDGKKYNIPTEEQNALEREELIKITNEQRALGRKIVAVQGLGFVGCVMAAVVADAENEKGEPIYFVHGHQRPSKRSYWKVPVINTGVPPVASSDPEVPEIFHRTVVEKKNFRATSEDFIYSLVDLVVVDIQLDATKPSFGEAEKGYCDLLAFREGIRMLGQHIRPDCLVLVETTVPPGTCEKVVKPILEEEFTKRGIDIKTNPPLVAHSYERVMPGAKYVSSIRDFWRVFAGVDEKSTQLCREFLNNVLNVENYPLTQLDSTNASELAKTMENTYRAVNIALTLEWAGFAEQIGVDLFKVRDAIRKRKGTHDNLLRPSLGVGGYCLTKDPVLANWAMQTLFELDGCLDMAIRGVNINDTMPLHTIKLIKTVIPELRNVKISILGVSYLENVGDTRHSPTKTLVEFLRREFAEVLTHDPYVEAWPELEDSKVESDIRAVLPGAEVVVFAVGHDQYKNLQPQEVLDICGTKPLIVDCSNFLSDERVNEYKRLGCLVRGVGKGHIV
- a CDS encoding threonine/serine exporter, translated to MNSPFNHLTLMQFTWAALSILGFSIRTNMRGWKILLLALGGGLNWAIYLIVLHYSQALLFSIFCSTLLVCIYCEIVARLVKVPVSVFVTCVIIPLVPGRTLYYAMQGYIAGDSAAASEHTYKLLLISVTIAMAIAVVSSLTNILFRLKNRF
- a CDS encoding phosphohydrolase, with amino-acid sequence MNKSSKQLALERKILKMLKGKPLHAAELLFSDPELQATQEFANIVSIKRLGYNDHGPVHMRKATLNAIKMFTLLNNAGIEMSLEKEGAGTAEDSLTGVLLASLLHDLGMSVARHAHELISIQLALPYIDRILDATHEKDEYLTKAAIRSIAIEGIFGHMATQQINSLEAGLVLIGDGSDMEKGRARIPSILSNEPRVGDIHRTSAGAIQKVKINKGKDKPIAITVEMSASVGFFQVEEVLFPKINKSPVKPYIELHAGVTDRELLRYL